The following proteins come from a genomic window of Oricola thermophila:
- a CDS encoding YcjF family protein: MNEKPKRRKPRAYTPEAAPADSAAPQAPTPTPRKPRAFAPGPALEMEPEDFFEREETTTDMAVIEEVDRQHRGLSFASLGLAATGLLAGLAVSLWIDGVVRALFARNEWLGWLSLGLAGIIALTVAIVVIREIAAIWRLRSVDRLRGELETALAAPDDKALSRATHNLLRHMASNPRSAAGRAVLARQDGEIIDAADFYALAERELFRSLDRDAFLLVTGAAKRVSVVTAVSPRAFLDMAYVIYENFRLVRRLAELYGGRSGTFGNLRLFRKVLGHLAITGAASIGDGLVQQVIGHGVASRLSARLGEGVLNGVMTARVGISAMEVCRPAPFHAVKRPKLSSVLSVLTAGNDDADSD; encoded by the coding sequence ATGAATGAGAAGCCGAAGAGGCGCAAGCCGCGTGCATACACCCCGGAGGCCGCCCCCGCCGACAGCGCGGCCCCGCAGGCCCCGACACCGACCCCGCGCAAGCCACGCGCCTTTGCGCCGGGTCCAGCGCTGGAGATGGAACCGGAGGATTTCTTCGAGCGCGAGGAAACGACGACCGACATGGCCGTGATCGAGGAGGTCGACCGGCAACACCGGGGACTGTCCTTCGCCTCCCTGGGCCTTGCCGCTACCGGCCTGCTCGCCGGCCTCGCCGTTTCCCTCTGGATCGACGGAGTGGTGCGAGCCCTGTTCGCGCGGAATGAATGGCTGGGCTGGCTGTCGCTCGGACTGGCAGGCATCATCGCGCTGACCGTGGCGATCGTGGTCATCCGCGAAATCGCGGCCATATGGCGCCTGCGATCCGTAGACCGGTTGCGCGGCGAACTGGAAACCGCTCTTGCCGCGCCCGACGACAAGGCGTTGTCGCGGGCGACGCACAACCTCCTTCGCCACATGGCGTCGAACCCGAGATCCGCCGCCGGAAGGGCCGTCCTCGCCCGGCAGGACGGCGAGATCATCGATGCCGCCGACTTCTATGCACTGGCCGAACGCGAACTGTTCAGGAGCCTCGACCGCGACGCGTTCCTGCTCGTCACGGGCGCGGCGAAGCGCGTGTCCGTGGTGACGGCGGTGAGCCCGCGCGCATTCCTCGACATGGCTTATGTCATCTACGAGAATTTCCGCCTCGTTCGCCGCCTCGCCGAACTGTATGGCGGACGAAGCGGCACCTTTGGCAATCTGCGCCTGTTCAGGAAGGTTCTGGGCCATCTTGCGATCACGGGCGCCGCCAGCATCGGCGACGGACTGGTTCAGCAGGTGATCGGCCACGGAGTGGCTTCGCGCCTGTCGGCGCGCCTCGGAGAAGGCGTGCTCAATGGCGTGATGACGGCTCGGGTCGGCATCTCCGCGATGGAAGTGTGCCGCCCTGCCCCGTTCCATGCGGTAAAACGGCCGAAACTCTCGTCTGTCCTTTCCGTCCTGACGGCCGGCAACGACGACGCGGACTCCGACTGA
- a CDS encoding Hpt domain-containing protein, which produces MNDTPVFAPPDSGSGLRSEERPVDLVFLARQTGGDRALEEEVLRLFSKQATVLGNELRSQQDEDARRRNAHTLKGAARAVGAFGIAECAVRIETEPDNPAPVTELLREVEAVRDYIESLLR; this is translated from the coding sequence ATGAACGATACACCGGTTTTTGCTCCTCCGGATTCGGGAAGCGGACTTCGCTCCGAAGAACGTCCGGTCGATCTGGTTTTTCTCGCCCGCCAGACCGGCGGGGACAGGGCACTCGAGGAAGAGGTCCTGCGCCTTTTCTCTAAACAGGCAACCGTGCTCGGCAACGAACTGCGCAGTCAGCAGGACGAGGACGCGCGCCGACGCAACGCTCATACGCTGAAGGGTGCGGCACGCGCGGTCGGCGCTTTTGGTATCGCCGAATGCGCGGTCAGGATCGAGACCGAGCCGGACAATCCGGCTCCGGTGACCGAGCTCCTTCGCGAAGTCGAAGCCGTTCGAGACTACATCGAATCCCTGCTCCGATAG
- the dksA gene encoding RNA polymerase-binding protein DksA, with amino-acid sequence MNERQRAYFRKKLLAWKAEILREARETLDHMQSDSSNHPDLADRASSESDRAIELRARDRQRKLINKIDLALQRIDDGTYGYCEETGEPIGVKRLEARPIATLSLEAQERHERREKVYRDD; translated from the coding sequence ATGAACGAACGGCAACGCGCCTATTTCAGGAAAAAACTTTTGGCCTGGAAGGCGGAAATACTGCGCGAGGCGCGCGAAACACTTGATCACATGCAGTCCGACAGCTCCAACCATCCGGACCTGGCGGACAGGGCCTCATCGGAATCCGACCGAGCCATCGAATTGCGTGCGCGCGACAGGCAGCGCAAGCTGATCAACAAGATCGACCTGGCGTTGCAGCGCATCGATGACGGGACATACGGATATTGCGAGGAGACCGGCGAACCAATCGGTGTGAAGCGTCTCGAAGCCAGGCCGATTGCCACGCTGTCGCTCGAGGCGCAGGAGCGTCACGAACGACGCGAAAAGGTATATCGCGACGATTGA
- a CDS encoding 2Fe-2S iron-sulfur cluster-binding protein, with amino-acid sequence MPKLTVVAFDGTRFELDAEAGSTVMENAVKNSVPGIEAECGGACACATCHVYVDEAWVEKVGKPDVMEEDMLDFAYEPKPESRLSCQIKMSDELDGLVVHVPEKQA; translated from the coding sequence ATGCCGAAGCTCACCGTCGTCGCGTTTGACGGCACGCGATTTGAACTCGATGCCGAGGCCGGCTCGACCGTCATGGAGAACGCCGTCAAGAACAGCGTTCCGGGAATAGAGGCCGAATGCGGCGGTGCATGCGCTTGTGCGACATGCCATGTCTATGTTGACGAAGCATGGGTCGAGAAGGTCGGCAAGCCTGACGTCATGGAAGAGGACATGCTTGATTTCGCCTACGAGCCGAAGCCCGAATCCAGGCTTTCCTGTCAAATCAAGATGAGCGACGAACTGGACGGCCTTGTCGTGCATGTTCCGGAAAAACAGGCCTGA
- a CDS encoding YcjX family protein: MSRLVSLGDEALIALDTIADRASGLLVPNMRLGVTGLSRAGKTVFITALVHNLIHGGRLPLFEPVHSKRLARAYLEPQPDDGVPRFGYESHVRDLVEKRDWPDSTRAISELRLTVEYEAASGWGRLLSGGKLHIDIVDYPGEWLLDLPLLGKSYREFSDDALELARTGSRAGLAAEYLELAGSVDPDADADEPLAERLADTYKAYLQACRNESLALSTLPPGRFLMPGDLDGSPALTFAPLPAEPDSARPGSMLAMMERRYDSYKTLVVKPFFRHHVTRLDRQIVLIDAMHAMNAGPEAVRDLERALADIMLCFRPGSGSLLTGLWKRTIDRVLVAATKADHLHHEDHPKMEAIVRRLVQGAIDRAGVTGAQVETLALAAVRATREATVKEGSDRLPVIVGTPVEGERIDGVTFDGETETAVFPGDLPGNPEEIFRESDLAENHRFVRFRPPRLETGDNGATLSLPHIRLDKALQFLIGDRFA, translated from the coding sequence GTGAGCAGACTGGTATCGCTTGGCGACGAGGCGCTGATCGCCCTCGACACGATTGCCGACCGGGCTTCCGGGCTTCTGGTGCCCAACATGCGCCTTGGCGTGACCGGCCTCTCGCGAGCCGGCAAGACCGTTTTCATCACGGCGCTGGTGCACAACCTCATACACGGCGGCAGGCTTCCGCTGTTCGAACCGGTTCACTCGAAACGGCTTGCCCGCGCCTATCTGGAACCGCAACCTGACGACGGCGTGCCACGCTTCGGTTACGAGAGCCATGTGCGCGATCTTGTGGAAAAACGCGACTGGCCGGATTCCACCCGCGCGATTTCCGAACTGCGTCTGACGGTCGAATATGAGGCCGCCAGCGGCTGGGGCCGCCTCCTGTCCGGCGGCAAGCTGCATATAGATATAGTCGACTATCCCGGCGAGTGGCTGCTCGATCTTCCACTACTCGGCAAGTCATACCGCGAATTCAGCGACGATGCCCTGGAACTCGCACGCACGGGCAGCCGGGCCGGATTGGCCGCCGAATATCTCGAACTGGCCGGATCGGTCGATCCCGACGCCGATGCGGACGAACCCCTCGCCGAGCGGCTGGCCGACACCTACAAGGCCTATCTCCAGGCGTGCCGGAACGAGTCACTCGCCCTTTCCACGCTTCCACCCGGTCGCTTCCTGATGCCCGGCGATCTGGACGGATCCCCGGCGTTGACCTTCGCGCCGCTTCCCGCAGAGCCAGATAGCGCGCGCCCCGGTTCGATGCTGGCGATGATGGAACGCCGCTACGATTCCTACAAGACGCTGGTCGTGAAGCCGTTCTTCCGGCACCATGTCACGAGGCTGGATCGCCAGATCGTGCTGATTGACGCCATGCACGCCATGAATGCCGGTCCCGAGGCCGTCCGCGACCTCGAACGCGCGCTCGCCGACATAATGTTATGCTTCCGTCCCGGCAGCGGCAGCCTGCTGACCGGGTTGTGGAAACGCACCATCGACCGCGTGCTCGTCGCCGCCACCAAGGCGGACCACCTCCACCACGAGGACCATCCCAAGATGGAGGCCATCGTCCGCCGCCTGGTCCAGGGCGCCATAGACCGTGCCGGCGTGACCGGAGCCCAGGTCGAGACCCTCGCACTGGCTGCGGTGCGCGCCACCCGGGAAGCGACGGTCAAGGAAGGCTCCGACCGCCTGCCGGTCATCGTCGGGACGCCTGTCGAAGGCGAGAGGATTGATGGCGTGACATTCGACGGGGAAACCGAAACCGCCGTGTTTCCGGGCGACCTGCCTGGAAATCCGGAAGAGATTTTCAGGGAAAGCGACCTCGCCGAAAATCACCGCTTCGTGCGTTTCCGCCCCCCGCGGCTCGAGACCGGCGATAACGGGGCGACACTCTCGCTGCCGCATATCCGCCTCGACAAGGCATTGCAGTTCCTGATCGGAGACAGGTTCGCATGA
- the cckA gene encoding cell cycle histidine kinase CckA → MADEYRALGHSRNPPSAAVRLLILGVASLGAAAFLFFYRENINETFLLVMLGLLAMVGVFYLFASAIGFVEFAQAGRAEDIGRSFVDQMSDGICILDEKGAIVYSNRTYGDMTGISGAEDLQTPEAILSRHDDAANAVYRLANNVIRGMEADEEFRLPTGLRPDDDGPHWYRVSTRMMKMPGKGEPLRVWRLADITAERDEQEQTFLELQKAIDYLDQAPAGFFSADGNGRIQYVNATLAGWLGIDLTAFVPGSLNISDIVTGDGLAIINAVRADAGTSRTATIDVELAKADGVGLPVQMIHRVHADKDGLAHSTRTIVLNRSETGETASDLRRSEVRFTRFFNSTPMAIAALDQDGRILRTNAPFITLFGAVVDADALEGHIRFEALFEGDAKERFNKAFAAARANQAKIEPFDTVLKPGPDERHLRVFVNAITGQGGPDSAAEEAAIVYAMDTTEQKALEAQMAQSQKMQAVGQLAGGIAHDFNNVLTAIIMASDLLLANHRPSDPSFADIMNIKQNANRAASLVRQLLAFSRRQTLRPEVLTLTDVLADLRMLLSRLVGNSINLQIEHGRDLWPVKADLGQFEQVIVNLAVNARDAMPEGGDLTIRTSNVSEEECSRFRYRGFEAGEYVMIEVEDTGTGIEPDVLEKIFEPFFTTKEVGKGTGLGLSMVYGIVKQTGGFIYADSEIGKGTIFRIFLPRHIAAETDAPVARPEEAGPEKKRDLSGTATVLLVEDEDAVRMGGVRALTSRGYTVHEASSGVEALEIIAELDGKVDIVVSDVVMPEMDGPTLLAEMRNSYPDIKFIFVSGYAEDAFAKNLPEGAKFGFLPKPFSLKQLATTVKEMLEDGN, encoded by the coding sequence ATGGCAGACGAATACAGGGCGCTTGGTCACAGCAGAAACCCTCCGAGCGCAGCTGTTCGTTTGCTGATACTCGGAGTTGCATCGCTGGGCGCCGCGGCGTTCCTGTTTTTCTACCGGGAAAACATCAACGAGACCTTCCTGCTGGTGATGCTCGGCCTGCTTGCGATGGTCGGCGTCTTCTACCTGTTCGCCTCGGCGATCGGTTTCGTGGAATTCGCCCAGGCCGGTCGCGCGGAAGATATCGGTCGCAGCTTCGTCGACCAGATGTCGGACGGGATCTGCATCCTCGACGAGAAGGGGGCGATCGTCTATTCGAACCGCACCTATGGCGACATGACGGGAATTTCCGGCGCGGAAGACCTCCAGACGCCGGAAGCCATCCTGTCGCGTCATGACGATGCCGCCAACGCCGTTTACCGTCTCGCGAACAACGTCATTCGGGGGATGGAGGCCGACGAGGAGTTCCGCCTGCCGACGGGACTGCGGCCGGACGACGACGGGCCGCACTGGTACCGCGTCTCGACGCGGATGATGAAGATGCCGGGCAAGGGCGAGCCGCTGCGGGTCTGGCGCCTTGCAGACATCACCGCGGAACGCGACGAGCAGGAACAGACCTTCCTCGAGTTGCAGAAGGCGATCGACTATCTCGACCAGGCGCCGGCCGGCTTCTTTTCCGCCGACGGCAACGGCCGCATCCAGTATGTCAATGCGACGCTTGCCGGCTGGCTGGGGATCGACCTGACAGCGTTCGTGCCCGGCTCGCTCAACATCTCCGATATCGTGACGGGTGACGGACTGGCGATCATCAACGCGGTCCGGGCGGATGCCGGAACCTCCCGCACCGCGACGATCGACGTAGAACTCGCCAAGGCGGACGGCGTCGGCCTGCCGGTCCAGATGATCCATCGGGTGCATGCAGACAAGGACGGGCTGGCGCATTCGACCCGCACCATCGTTCTCAACCGCTCGGAAACCGGCGAGACCGCCAGTGACCTTCGTCGCTCGGAGGTCCGGTTCACGCGCTTCTTCAATTCCACTCCCATGGCGATCGCCGCATTGGACCAGGACGGCCGCATACTTCGCACGAATGCGCCGTTCATCACCCTGTTCGGCGCAGTCGTCGATGCCGACGCGCTGGAGGGCCACATACGCTTCGAGGCCCTTTTCGAGGGCGACGCGAAGGAGCGTTTCAACAAGGCGTTCGCGGCCGCACGGGCGAACCAGGCCAAGATCGAGCCGTTCGACACGGTGCTCAAGCCCGGTCCGGACGAGCGCCACCTGCGGGTCTTCGTCAATGCCATCACCGGCCAGGGCGGCCCGGACAGCGCCGCCGAGGAAGCCGCTATCGTCTACGCGATGGACACGACCGAGCAGAAGGCGCTGGAAGCCCAGATGGCGCAGAGCCAGAAGATGCAGGCCGTCGGCCAGCTTGCCGGCGGTATCGCGCACGATTTCAATAATGTGCTGACTGCTATCATCATGGCCTCCGACCTGCTGCTCGCCAATCATCGGCCGTCGGATCCGTCATTTGCCGACATCATGAACATCAAGCAGAACGCCAACAGGGCAGCCTCGCTGGTGCGGCAGCTTCTCGCGTTCTCACGCAGGCAGACCCTGCGACCCGAAGTGCTGACCCTGACCGACGTGCTCGCGGATCTGCGGATGCTGCTGTCGCGCCTCGTCGGCAACTCGATCAACCTTCAGATCGAGCACGGGCGCGACCTGTGGCCGGTCAAGGCCGATCTCGGCCAGTTCGAGCAGGTGATCGTCAACCTGGCGGTCAATGCGCGCGACGCCATGCCCGAGGGCGGGGATCTGACAATCCGGACCAGCAACGTCTCCGAGGAGGAATGCAGCCGCTTCCGCTACCGTGGCTTCGAGGCCGGCGAATACGTGATGATCGAGGTCGAGGATACCGGGACGGGTATCGAGCCCGACGTGCTGGAAAAGATATTCGAGCCGTTCTTCACCACCAAGGAAGTAGGCAAGGGGACCGGACTCGGCCTGTCGATGGTCTACGGCATCGTCAAGCAGACGGGCGGCTTCATCTACGCGGATTCCGAAATCGGAAAGGGCACGATCTTCCGCATCTTCCTGCCGCGCCATATTGCAGCCGAGACCGATGCGCCGGTGGCGCGGCCGGAAGAGGCCGGGCCGGAGAAGAAGCGCGACCTGTCCGGAACGGCCACGGTGCTGCTGGTCGAGGACGAGGACGCAGTTCGGATGGGCGGCGTGCGCGCACTTACCTCGCGCGGCTACACGGTGCACGAGGCCTCGAGCGGCGTCGAGGCGCTCGAGATCATCGCGGAACTCGACGGCAAGGTGGATATCGTCGTTTCGGACGTGGTGATGCCGGAAATGGACGGGCCGACGCTGCTCGCGGAAATGCGCAACTCCTATCCGGACATCAAGTTCATCTTCGTTTCCGGCTATGCCGAGGATGCATTTGCGAAGAACCTGCCCGAAGGCGCCAAGTTCGGCTTCCTGCCGAAACCGTTCTCGCTCAAGCAGCTGGCGACCACGGTGAAGGAAATGCTGGAGGACGGCAACTGA
- the folB gene encoding dihydroneopterin aldolase — MYQIRMVNCAFFARHGVFDQEEFLGQRFYVDAVLTVDPGDALETDSIEGTVDYGVAFQEIERIVTGKRRFLIEAIALEIAKALCARFPQIVTAEITVRKPNAPVPGVLDHVEVTVVHEAKAGTGG, encoded by the coding sequence ATGTACCAGATTCGCATGGTGAATTGCGCGTTCTTCGCGCGCCACGGTGTTTTCGACCAGGAAGAGTTCCTGGGCCAGCGGTTCTATGTCGATGCTGTCCTCACCGTCGATCCGGGCGATGCGCTCGAAACGGACAGCATCGAGGGCACCGTCGACTACGGGGTCGCCTTTCAGGAGATCGAAAGGATCGTCACCGGAAAGCGCCGTTTCCTGATCGAGGCGATCGCCCTGGAAATCGCCAAGGCGCTTTGCGCGCGCTTTCCGCAGATTGTTACCGCCGAAATAACCGTACGCAAACCGAATGCTCCCGTGCCAGGTGTGCTCGACCACGTGGAGGTGACCGTGGTGCATGAAGCGAAGGCGGGCACTGGTGGCTGA
- the folP gene encoding dihydropteroate synthase — protein sequence MAYSADNAFATRHWALAHAKNATLGPKGVLMGILNVTPDSFSDGGQLTTTGAVVARAGKMVEAGAQILDIGGESTRPGGEPVDAATEQERVLPAIASVRDALPDVVLSVDTYRASTAAKAIEAGAHIVNDVWGLQREADIARVAADTGAGLCIMHTGREREKLTDVIGDQLAFFETSLAIAGKAGVRDEQIVLDPGFGFAKDAGENYALMARFEALHALGFPILVGTSRKRFLGHVTGREAADRDVATAATTALLRAAGASVFRVHDVAINHDALAVADAMIAARRPA from the coding sequence ATGGCATATTCCGCCGATAATGCCTTTGCGACCCGCCACTGGGCGCTTGCGCACGCGAAAAACGCGACGCTAGGCCCCAAGGGCGTGCTTATGGGCATTCTCAACGTGACGCCCGACAGCTTTTCCGATGGCGGCCAGTTGACGACCACCGGAGCCGTTGTCGCTCGCGCAGGCAAGATGGTCGAAGCGGGTGCGCAGATACTCGATATCGGCGGCGAGAGCACGAGGCCGGGCGGAGAGCCCGTCGATGCCGCAACGGAGCAGGAGCGGGTGCTGCCTGCCATCGCGTCCGTGCGCGATGCGTTGCCGGATGTGGTGCTTTCCGTCGATACGTACCGGGCAAGCACCGCGGCGAAGGCGATCGAGGCCGGGGCACATATCGTCAATGATGTATGGGGACTTCAGCGCGAGGCCGATATCGCGCGTGTCGCGGCAGACACCGGGGCGGGGCTTTGCATCATGCATACCGGCCGCGAGCGGGAAAAGCTCACCGACGTGATCGGCGATCAGCTCGCATTTTTCGAGACGTCATTGGCCATAGCGGGGAAGGCGGGGGTGCGCGACGAACAGATCGTGCTGGATCCCGGCTTCGGTTTTGCGAAGGATGCCGGCGAGAACTATGCGTTGATGGCGCGCTTCGAAGCGCTGCATGCACTGGGGTTTCCAATTCTGGTCGGCACCAGCCGCAAGCGCTTCCTGGGCCATGTCACGGGACGCGAAGCGGCGGATCGAGATGTCGCGACGGCGGCGACCACAGCGCTGTTGCGCGCGGCGGGCGCGTCGGTATTTCGTGTTCATGATGTCGCGATCAATCACGACGCACTTGCCGTTGCGGATGCTATGATCGCCGCGCGGCGGCCGGCGTGA
- the folK gene encoding 2-amino-4-hydroxy-6-hydroxymethyldihydropteridine diphosphokinase, which produces MKRRRALVAEPVVAFLGLGGNVGDVADAMRRALERLDSNPECSIGAVSRVFRTPPWGPVEQDWFLNACAEIETRLSAPDLLALVLETEIALGRVRSVRWGPRTLDIDILLYGDAPVSLDNLTIPHPRMSERGFVMVPLADIAPDILVDGQSVREHAAGFADEGLEVTDIDIRP; this is translated from the coding sequence ATGAAGCGAAGGCGGGCACTGGTGGCTGAGCCCGTCGTTGCCTTTCTCGGCCTCGGCGGCAATGTAGGCGATGTTGCCGATGCCATGCGCCGGGCGCTGGAACGTTTGGACAGCAATCCGGAGTGCAGCATCGGTGCCGTTTCGCGCGTCTTCCGCACTCCGCCCTGGGGACCGGTCGAGCAGGACTGGTTTCTCAACGCATGTGCGGAAATCGAAACCCGGCTGAGCGCACCCGACCTTCTGGCTCTCGTTCTCGAAACCGAGATAGCTCTCGGTCGCGTGAGGTCCGTTCGCTGGGGACCGCGCACGCTGGACATCGACATCCTGCTCTATGGCGACGCGCCGGTTTCCCTCGACAATCTGACGATTCCACATCCGCGCATGTCGGAGCGCGGATTCGTCATGGTGCCGCTGGCAGACATAGCGCCGGACATCCTCGTCGACGGACAAAGCGTGCGCGAACACGCTGCGGGATTTGCCGACGAGGGACTGGAAGTGACGGATATCGATATTCGGCCTTGA
- a CDS encoding flagellar biosynthetic protein FliO, protein MFAWLTDTLGDRNALYVAYGAGAIGVLLLVWVLWFWTRRVSGGVFVHGGRGRQPRLAVVDAAAIDSHRRIVLVRRDDVEHLVMIGGHNDLVIESGISGPEAASRENEGGQPAAAPVRPAAAAPGEKRVRATPARGRRESPKPAAVETPRPAARPVPAPVRKPETKPAPEQAQRPAPTPEPGSEPASPERPIVAVTAASQGELPHAYAEFQDESPAANSPDPEQVQPSPERAGIAPAPRTEELGFNIRPETAVAARKDGDAAQAFEEHVQASIAETEQSASESQSADDGTLEDEMQKLLAELTRKK, encoded by the coding sequence ATGTTTGCCTGGTTGACCGATACACTTGGCGATCGAAACGCGCTGTACGTCGCATACGGCGCGGGAGCGATAGGCGTCCTGTTGCTCGTATGGGTTCTCTGGTTCTGGACCCGGCGGGTGTCGGGCGGCGTGTTCGTGCATGGAGGCCGCGGACGTCAGCCGCGCCTTGCCGTCGTCGACGCGGCCGCGATCGACAGCCACCGTCGGATCGTCCTCGTACGCCGCGACGACGTCGAGCACCTCGTGATGATCGGCGGCCACAACGATCTTGTCATCGAGAGCGGCATTTCCGGACCGGAAGCTGCCTCCAGGGAAAATGAAGGCGGACAGCCCGCGGCTGCCCCCGTCAGACCGGCGGCAGCCGCTCCGGGCGAAAAGCGTGTCCGCGCCACCCCCGCCAGGGGAAGGCGGGAGTCGCCGAAACCGGCGGCCGTCGAAACGCCGCGCCCGGCGGCAAGGCCCGTGCCTGCCCCCGTACGCAAGCCCGAGACGAAACCCGCGCCCGAACAGGCTCAGCGCCCAGCGCCGACGCCCGAACCCGGGTCCGAACCTGCATCGCCCGAAAGGCCGATCGTGGCCGTCACGGCAGCGTCGCAAGGCGAATTGCCGCACGCATATGCCGAATTCCAGGACGAGTCTCCGGCGGCCAACTCCCCCGACCCGGAACAGGTTCAGCCATCTCCGGAACGTGCGGGAATCGCTCCCGCCCCCCGCACCGAGGAACTGGGTTTCAACATTCGACCAGAGACCGCCGTTGCGGCCCGAAAGGACGGGGACGCCGCGCAAGCCTTCGAGGAGCATGTGCAGGCAAGCATCGCCGAGACGGAGCAATCTGCGAGCGAGAGCCAATCCGCCGACGACGGAACGCTCGAGGACGAGATGCAGAAACTGTTGGCCGAACTCACGCGCAAGAAATAG
- a CDS encoding SixA phosphatase family protein, whose amino-acid sequence MSRLFLFRHGKAAWAEPGMRDFDRKLDERGREEARAMGHLMKRRGLVPDRVICSTAVRAVETLDAINPSLHLEDVTTYEQNLYATDAPGYLEIASATDFDGDVMLVGHNPMLEDAALALSADGDEASLEHLHMGFRTAGLAIIRFDGPTSTFATDTGYLEAYLTPADA is encoded by the coding sequence TTGAGCCGCCTATTCCTGTTTCGTCACGGTAAAGCCGCCTGGGCCGAGCCCGGCATGCGCGATTTCGACAGGAAGCTGGACGAGCGGGGCCGGGAAGAGGCCCGCGCGATGGGCCACCTGATGAAACGGCGCGGCCTCGTACCTGATCGCGTCATCTGCTCCACCGCGGTCCGCGCGGTCGAAACGCTTGACGCGATCAATCCCTCGCTTCACCTCGAGGACGTCACCACGTACGAACAGAACCTGTACGCGACTGATGCACCGGGTTACCTGGAAATAGCGTCCGCGACCGATTTCGATGGCGACGTCATGCTTGTAGGTCACAATCCGATGCTCGAGGATGCAGCACTGGCCCTCTCCGCAGACGGCGACGAGGCGTCCCTGGAGCATCTGCACATGGGCTTCCGAACTGCCGGCCTCGCCATTATTCGCTTCGACGGCCCGACCTCCACATTTGCGACCGACACCGGTTACCTGGAAGCCTACCTGACGCCCGCCGACGCCTGA